The following are encoded in a window of Sebastes umbrosus isolate fSebUmb1 chromosome 7, fSebUmb1.pri, whole genome shotgun sequence genomic DNA:
- the mecom gene encoding MDS1 and EVI1 complex locus protein EVI1-A isoform X13, protein MKAEEYSCDTMAPDIHEERQYRCEDCDQHFESRNQLLDHQKQPCGMPPSSFLNPGGDSDLQAQDLRPIHLSHGPPHECKECDQVFPDIQSLEAHTLSHSEEREYKCDQCPKAFNWKSNLIRHQMSHDNGKHYECENCSKQVFTDPSNLQRHIRSQHVGARAHACADCGKTFATSSGLKQHKHIHSSVKPFMCKSLRPYLCEVCHKSYTQFSNLCRHKRMHADCRTQIKCKDCGQMFSTTSSLNKHRRFCEGKNHFTAGGLFAQGMPLPGAPGLDKTALTMGHTGAGLADYFGASRHHGGLTFPAAPAFPFSFPGLFPSGLYHRPPLIPASSPIRQAVHAHLAGPGGDLSKSPLLPPSPGLLESRELLKALRKDGGAPGNQMPGSELHIQSSSSSAKQRSKQSDQSESSDLDDVSTPSGSDMESTSGSELESDMDSERERGAARENGKGPKRKASEGGPQSPSLTGSSAAKDFPGPSLIPSSLDEHTAVTGAVNDSIKAIASIAEKYFGSTGLAGLQDKKVGALPYPSMFPLPFFPAFSPPVYPFPDRDLRPPGLKGEPQPPADDCKKAQKGKSSSESPFDLTTKRKMEKSATFTPSKPGASNSTGQDQPLDLSLGSRGRGGNPREEETKNNMGYEEEKAVVEIPKADTSLQHARPTPFFMDPIYSRVEKRRMSDPFETLKDKYMRPAPGFLFHPQFRLPDQRTWMSAIENMAEKLETFGSLKPESGDLLRSVPSMFDFRAPPSALPETLLRKGKERYTCRYCGKIFPRSANLTRHLRTHTGEQPYRCKYCDRSFSISSNLQRHIRNIHNKEKPFKCHLCDRCFGQQTNLDRHLKKHENGNLSGTAMSSPRSELDSGSAILDDKEDSYFNEIRNFISNTNQNQTSPDPSEEGLNGGQFEEEKPLMASQGSRDLEDEEAEELVADEEEGDEPSNTPGKQKDEVLPGSLSDDIIQDEMDFSGRNDLNLNCKTSPRRYKDEEEQSGYSALDHIRHFSDMRKLEESELSDGDGDEDDGSFGSPSLTDAVKQPLFRKSKSQAYAMMLSLAEKDSLHPASHTPATMWHSLARAAAESSAIQSLSHV, encoded by the exons ATGAAGGCTGAAGAGTATTCATGTGACACCATGGCTCCCGATATTCATG AGGAGAGGCAGTACCGCTGTGAAGACTGTGACCAGCACTTTGAGTCCCGCAACCAGCTGCTGGACCACCAGAAGCAGCCGTGTGGGatgcccccctcctccttcctcaaCCCAG GAGGGGATAGTGACCTGCAGGCCCAAGACTTGCGACCCATCCACTTGTCCCACGGTCCTCCACACGAGTGTAAGGAGTGTGACCAGGTCTTCCCCGATATCCAGAG TCTGGAGGCCCACACTCTGTCCCACTCTGAGGAGAGGGAATACAAGTGTGACCAGTGTCCCAAGGCCTTCAACTGGAAATCAAACCTGATCCGACATCAGATGTCGCACGACAACGGCAAGCACTACGAATGTGAAAACTGCTCAAAG CAGGTGTTCACAGACCCCAGTAACCTGCAGAGGCACATCCGCTCACAGCACGTCGGGGCGCGGGCCCACGCCTGTGCCGACTGCGGCAAGACGTTCGCAACGTCTTCGGGCCTCAAGCAGCATAAGCACATCCACAGCAGTGTCAAGCCCTTCATGTGTAAGTCACTAAGACCCTACCTAT GCGAGGTATGCCACAAGTCCTACACCCAGTTCTCTAACCTGTGCCGCCACAAACGCATGCACGCTGACTGCCGCACGCAGATCAAGTGCAAGGACTGTGGGCAGATGTTCAGCACCACGTCCTCCCTCAACAAGCACCGGCGCTTCTGTGAAGGGAAAAACCATTTCACAGCAGGGGGATTGTTTGCCCAGGGTATGCCGCTCCCTGGCGCCCCAGGCTTGGACAAAACAGCTCTGACGATGGGCCACACCGGTGCTGGGCTGGCTGATTACTTTGGGGCCAGTCGCCATCACGGCGGGCTTACCTTCCCTGCTGCTCCAGCGTTTCCGTTCAGCTTCCCCGGCCTCTTCCCCTCTGGACTCTACCACCGGCCGCCGCTCATTCCTGCCTCCTCTCCTATCAGACAAGCAGTCCATGCGCATCTCGCTGGGCCTGGTGGCGATCTGAGTAAGAGCCCGCTGCTGCCCCCGAGCCCTGGACTTCTGGAGTCCCGGGAGCTCCTCAAGGCTCTACGTAAAGATGGCGGCGCACCTGGCAACCAGATGCCAGGTTCGGAGCTCCACATCCAGAGCTCCTCGTCCTCCGCGAAGCAGCGGAGCAAGCAGAGCGACCAGTCCGAGAGCAGCGACCTGGACGACGTGAGCACGCCCAGTGGAAGCGATATGGAGAGCACGTCGGGCTCCGAGCTGGAGAGCGACATGGACAGTGAGAGGGAAAGGGGGGCTGCTAGAGAAAATGGCAAAGGCCCCAAGAGGAAGGCCAGTGAAGGAGGCCCCCAGAGCCCCAGCCTGACCGGCAGCAGCGCTGCTAAAGACTTTCCAGGCCCCTCCCTCATCCCATCCTCGCTGGACGAGCACACAGCCGTTACAGGGGCTGTGAATGACTCTATTAAGGCCATTGCCTCTATTGCTGAGAAGTACTTTGGCTCCACGGGGCTGGCTGGTCTGCAGGACAAGAAGGTCGGGGCCCTGCCCTACCCCTCCATGTTCCCACTGCCTTTCTTCCCAGCTTTCTCTCCTCCAGTTTACCCTTTTCCAGACAGGGACCTTAGACCTCCAGGCCTGAAGGGCGAGCCACAGCCTCCAGCAGATGACTGCAAGAAGGCCCAGAAGGGCAAATCTTCATCCGAGTCACCGTTTGACCTCACTACTAAGCGAAAGATGGAGAAGTCCGCCACGTTCACCCCCTCCAAACCAGGGGCCTCCAACTCCACTGGTCAGGATCAGCCGCTAGACCTGAGCCTGGGGTCCAGGGGCCGTGGAGGCAATccaagagaggaggagacaaagaATAACATGGGGTatgaggaggagaaggcagTGGTGGAGATCCCAAAAGCTGACACCTCCTTACAGCATGCCAGGCCCACCCCTTTCTTCATGGATCCAATCTACAG CAGGGTTGAGAAGAGGAGAATGAGCGATCCGTTTGAGACTCTGAAAGACAAGTACATGCGGCCGGCTCCAGGCTTCCTCTTCCATCCTCAG TTTCGTTTGCCAGATCAGAGAACTTGG atGTCGGCCATCGAGAACATGGCAGAGAAGCTGGAGACGTTTGGCTCCCTGAAGCCGGAGTCTGGTGACTTGCTGCGCTCCGTCCCCTCCATGTTCGACTTCAGAGCCCCGCCCTCTGCACTTCCAGAGACGCTGCTGCGCAAGGGCAAGGAGCGCTACACATGCAG ATATTGTGGGAAAATATTCCCGCGCTCCGCCAACCTGACCCGCCACCTCAGGACTCATACAGGAGAGCAACCATATAG GTGTAAATACTGCGACCGTTCCTTCAGCATCTCCTCCAACCTGCAACGTCACATTCGCAACATCCACAACAAGGAAAAGCCCTTCAAGTGCCACTTGTGCGATCGTTGCTTCGGTCAGCAGACCAACCTGGACCGCCACCTCAAGAAGCACGAGAACGGCAACCTGTCAG GCACTGCGATGTCGTCCCCACGGTCTGAACTGGACAGTGGCAGCGCCATATTGGATGACAAAGAAGACTCTTATTTCAATGAAATAAGAAATTTCATCAGCAACACAAACCAGAACCAGACATCACCGGACCCCTCAGAGGAAGG GTTAAATGGCGGTCAATTTGAAGAAGAGAAGCCGCTGATGGCCAGCCAGGGGTCACGTGACCTGGAAGACGAGGAAGCGGAGGAGCTCGTTGCCGATGAAGAAGAAGGGGACGAGCCTAGCAACACCCCTGGGAAACAGAAAGACGAGGTGCTTCCTGGTAGCCTCAGCGACGACATAATACAAGACGAGATGGACTTCAGTGGACGCAACGACTTAAACCTCAACTGCAAAACCTCTCCTAGGAG GTATAAGgacgaggaggagcagagtggCTACTCAGCCTTGGATCATATTCGTCACTTTTCAGACATGCGCAAGTTGGAGGAGAGCGAGCTGAGTGACGGAGATGGAGACGAGGACGATGGATCGTTTGGCTCCCCCTCTCTGACTGACGCAGTCAAACAGCCGCTCTTTAGGAAATCTAAGTCTCAG GCGTACGCCATGATGTTGTCTCTGGCTGAAAAGGACTCTCTCCACCCGGCCTCCCACACCCCGGCCACCATGTGGCACAGTCTGGCACGGGCTGCTGCTGAATCCAGTGCCATCCAGTCCCTCAGCCACGTATGA
- the mecom gene encoding histone-lysine N-methyltransferase MECOM isoform X1: MRSKGRARKLATSDGDDEFALYPSDILDDVCGSDGDPTPSSALAEDPASPPLSDDEASPQLPLSFQHPSFFLPQEDLTVPLDFELRESAVPGGGLGIWSCRRVNVGERFGPYEGEHMPHLRDPTQGWEILDGSGHVKFCVDASKPDIGSWLKHIQFAPAAKQHNLTACQIDDQIFYKVTSEIFPGEELLLFMKAEEYSCDTMAPDIHEERQYRCEDCDQHFESRNQLLDHQKQPCGMPPSSFLNPGGDSDLQAQDLRPIHLSHGPPHECKECDQVFPDIQSLEAHTLSHSEEREYKCDQCPKAFNWKSNLIRHQMSHDNGKHYECENCSKQVFTDPSNLQRHIRSQHVGARAHACADCGKTFATSSGLKQHKHIHSSVKPFMCKSLRPYLCEVCHKSYTQFSNLCRHKRMHADCRTQIKCKDCGQMFSTTSSLNKHRRFCEGKNHFTAGGLFAQGMPLPGAPGLDKTALTMGHTGAGLADYFGASRHHGGLTFPAAPAFPFSFPGLFPSGLYHRPPLIPASSPIRQAVHAHLAGPGGDLSKSPLLPPSPGLLESRELLKALRKDGGAPGNQMPGSELHIQSSSSSAKQRSKQSDQSESSDLDDVSTPSGSDMESTSGSELESDMDSERERGAARENGKGPKRKASEGGPQSPSLTGSSAAKDFPGPSLIPSSLDEHTAVTGAVNDSIKAIASIAEKYFGSTGLAGLQDKKVGALPYPSMFPLPFFPAFSPPVYPFPDRDLRPPGLKGEPQPPADDCKKAQKGKSSSESPFDLTTKRKMEKSATFTPSKPGASNSTGQDQPLDLSLGSRGRGGNPREEETKNNMGYEEEKAVVEIPKADTSLQHARPTPFFMDPIYSRVEKRRMSDPFETLKDKYMRPAPGFLFHPQFRLPDQRTWMSAIENMAEKLETFGSLKPESGDLLRSVPSMFDFRAPPSALPETLLRKGKERYTCRYCGKIFPRSANLTRHLRTHTGEQPYRCKYCDRSFSISSNLQRHIRNIHNKEKPFKCHLCDRCFGQQTNLDRHLKKHENGNLSGTAMSSPRSELDSGSAILDDKEDSYFNEIRNFISNTNQNQTSPDPSEEGLNGGQFEEEKPLMASQGSRDLEDEEAEELVADEEEGDEPSNTPGKQKDEVLPGSLSDDIIQDEMDFSGRNDLNLNCKTSPRRYKDEEEQSGYSALDHIRHFSDMRKLEESELSDGDGDEDDGSFGSPSLTDAVKQPLFRKSKSQAYAMMLSLAEKDSLHPASHTPATMWHSLARAAAESSAIQSLSHV, translated from the exons atctTGGATGGGTCAGGCCATGTAAAATTCTGCGTGGATGCCAGCAAGCCAGATATCGGGAGCTGGCTGAAGCACATCCAGTTTGCCCCTGCGGCCAAGCAGCATAACCTGACAGCGTGCCAGATAGATGATCAG ATCTTCTACAAAGTCACCAGTGAGATTTTCCCCGGTGAGGAGCTGCTACTTTTCATGAAGGCTGAAGAGTATTCATGTGACACCATGGCTCCCGATATTCATG AGGAGAGGCAGTACCGCTGTGAAGACTGTGACCAGCACTTTGAGTCCCGCAACCAGCTGCTGGACCACCAGAAGCAGCCGTGTGGGatgcccccctcctccttcctcaaCCCAG GAGGGGATAGTGACCTGCAGGCCCAAGACTTGCGACCCATCCACTTGTCCCACGGTCCTCCACACGAGTGTAAGGAGTGTGACCAGGTCTTCCCCGATATCCAGAG TCTGGAGGCCCACACTCTGTCCCACTCTGAGGAGAGGGAATACAAGTGTGACCAGTGTCCCAAGGCCTTCAACTGGAAATCAAACCTGATCCGACATCAGATGTCGCACGACAACGGCAAGCACTACGAATGTGAAAACTGCTCAAAG CAGGTGTTCACAGACCCCAGTAACCTGCAGAGGCACATCCGCTCACAGCACGTCGGGGCGCGGGCCCACGCCTGTGCCGACTGCGGCAAGACGTTCGCAACGTCTTCGGGCCTCAAGCAGCATAAGCACATCCACAGCAGTGTCAAGCCCTTCATGTGTAAGTCACTAAGACCCTACCTAT GCGAGGTATGCCACAAGTCCTACACCCAGTTCTCTAACCTGTGCCGCCACAAACGCATGCACGCTGACTGCCGCACGCAGATCAAGTGCAAGGACTGTGGGCAGATGTTCAGCACCACGTCCTCCCTCAACAAGCACCGGCGCTTCTGTGAAGGGAAAAACCATTTCACAGCAGGGGGATTGTTTGCCCAGGGTATGCCGCTCCCTGGCGCCCCAGGCTTGGACAAAACAGCTCTGACGATGGGCCACACCGGTGCTGGGCTGGCTGATTACTTTGGGGCCAGTCGCCATCACGGCGGGCTTACCTTCCCTGCTGCTCCAGCGTTTCCGTTCAGCTTCCCCGGCCTCTTCCCCTCTGGACTCTACCACCGGCCGCCGCTCATTCCTGCCTCCTCTCCTATCAGACAAGCAGTCCATGCGCATCTCGCTGGGCCTGGTGGCGATCTGAGTAAGAGCCCGCTGCTGCCCCCGAGCCCTGGACTTCTGGAGTCCCGGGAGCTCCTCAAGGCTCTACGTAAAGATGGCGGCGCACCTGGCAACCAGATGCCAGGTTCGGAGCTCCACATCCAGAGCTCCTCGTCCTCCGCGAAGCAGCGGAGCAAGCAGAGCGACCAGTCCGAGAGCAGCGACCTGGACGACGTGAGCACGCCCAGTGGAAGCGATATGGAGAGCACGTCGGGCTCCGAGCTGGAGAGCGACATGGACAGTGAGAGGGAAAGGGGGGCTGCTAGAGAAAATGGCAAAGGCCCCAAGAGGAAGGCCAGTGAAGGAGGCCCCCAGAGCCCCAGCCTGACCGGCAGCAGCGCTGCTAAAGACTTTCCAGGCCCCTCCCTCATCCCATCCTCGCTGGACGAGCACACAGCCGTTACAGGGGCTGTGAATGACTCTATTAAGGCCATTGCCTCTATTGCTGAGAAGTACTTTGGCTCCACGGGGCTGGCTGGTCTGCAGGACAAGAAGGTCGGGGCCCTGCCCTACCCCTCCATGTTCCCACTGCCTTTCTTCCCAGCTTTCTCTCCTCCAGTTTACCCTTTTCCAGACAGGGACCTTAGACCTCCAGGCCTGAAGGGCGAGCCACAGCCTCCAGCAGATGACTGCAAGAAGGCCCAGAAGGGCAAATCTTCATCCGAGTCACCGTTTGACCTCACTACTAAGCGAAAGATGGAGAAGTCCGCCACGTTCACCCCCTCCAAACCAGGGGCCTCCAACTCCACTGGTCAGGATCAGCCGCTAGACCTGAGCCTGGGGTCCAGGGGCCGTGGAGGCAATccaagagaggaggagacaaagaATAACATGGGGTatgaggaggagaaggcagTGGTGGAGATCCCAAAAGCTGACACCTCCTTACAGCATGCCAGGCCCACCCCTTTCTTCATGGATCCAATCTACAG CAGGGTTGAGAAGAGGAGAATGAGCGATCCGTTTGAGACTCTGAAAGACAAGTACATGCGGCCGGCTCCAGGCTTCCTCTTCCATCCTCAG TTTCGTTTGCCAGATCAGAGAACTTGG atGTCGGCCATCGAGAACATGGCAGAGAAGCTGGAGACGTTTGGCTCCCTGAAGCCGGAGTCTGGTGACTTGCTGCGCTCCGTCCCCTCCATGTTCGACTTCAGAGCCCCGCCCTCTGCACTTCCAGAGACGCTGCTGCGCAAGGGCAAGGAGCGCTACACATGCAG ATATTGTGGGAAAATATTCCCGCGCTCCGCCAACCTGACCCGCCACCTCAGGACTCATACAGGAGAGCAACCATATAG GTGTAAATACTGCGACCGTTCCTTCAGCATCTCCTCCAACCTGCAACGTCACATTCGCAACATCCACAACAAGGAAAAGCCCTTCAAGTGCCACTTGTGCGATCGTTGCTTCGGTCAGCAGACCAACCTGGACCGCCACCTCAAGAAGCACGAGAACGGCAACCTGTCAG GCACTGCGATGTCGTCCCCACGGTCTGAACTGGACAGTGGCAGCGCCATATTGGATGACAAAGAAGACTCTTATTTCAATGAAATAAGAAATTTCATCAGCAACACAAACCAGAACCAGACATCACCGGACCCCTCAGAGGAAGG GTTAAATGGCGGTCAATTTGAAGAAGAGAAGCCGCTGATGGCCAGCCAGGGGTCACGTGACCTGGAAGACGAGGAAGCGGAGGAGCTCGTTGCCGATGAAGAAGAAGGGGACGAGCCTAGCAACACCCCTGGGAAACAGAAAGACGAGGTGCTTCCTGGTAGCCTCAGCGACGACATAATACAAGACGAGATGGACTTCAGTGGACGCAACGACTTAAACCTCAACTGCAAAACCTCTCCTAGGAG GTATAAGgacgaggaggagcagagtggCTACTCAGCCTTGGATCATATTCGTCACTTTTCAGACATGCGCAAGTTGGAGGAGAGCGAGCTGAGTGACGGAGATGGAGACGAGGACGATGGATCGTTTGGCTCCCCCTCTCTGACTGACGCAGTCAAACAGCCGCTCTTTAGGAAATCTAAGTCTCAG GCGTACGCCATGATGTTGTCTCTGGCTGAAAAGGACTCTCTCCACCCGGCCTCCCACACCCCGGCCACCATGTGGCACAGTCTGGCACGGGCTGCTGCTGAATCCAGTGCCATCCAGTCCCTCAGCCACGTATGA